Proteins encoded within one genomic window of Setaria italica strain Yugu1 chromosome IV, Setaria_italica_v2.0, whole genome shotgun sequence:
- the LOC101785518 gene encoding phytochrome A-associated F-box protein-like: MHQHGIRAQALYRVNVSSSCSRTRASSSHLRGISRASTPPIAPPTHPWASTGRRRKAPASWAALHKLSVCCPRLLRVGVLLEPTGDFGLKLDIGPDVPIRALDGDSIAAAFVEGLEATATSRNRTADIAADAVAQGGAGNSTDAAWSLYDDMYLDVACDCSSEPQIPPAVAAPDPGTPPAGPTIRDAKEEEEAAATDASCSVARCGVVAGSRRHPRRWLGTVGAHLASGSWTLSREQRNKLLASRFRGDQLCDWLGCVHAEECRKYMAFRGDVQR; the protein is encoded by the exons ATGCATCAGCATGGCATTAGAGCACAGGCACTCTATCGTGTGAATGTCTCTTCAAGCTG CTCACGCACccgggcctcctcctcccatctCCGTGGAATTTCGAGAGCGAGCACGCCGCCGATcgcgccacccacccacccatggGCGAGCaccgggcggaggaggaaggcgccCGCATCCTGGGCGGCGCTGCACAAGCTCTCCGTCTGCTGCCCGAGGCTCCTCCGCGTCGGGGTGCTCCTCGAGCCCACCGGCGACTTTGGCCTCAAGCTCGACATCGGGCCCGACGTCCCCATCCGTGCCCTCGATGGTGACTCTATCGCAGCCGCCTTTGTCGAGGGGCTCGAGGCCACGGCCACGTCCCGCAACCGCACGGCCGACATCGCGGCCGACGCCGTGGCCCAGGGCGGCGCCGGCAACTCCACCGACGCCGCATGGTCGCTCTACGATGACATGTACCTGGACGTGGCCTGCGACTGCTCGTCTGAGCCGCAGATCCCGCCTGCTGTCGCTGCCCCGGACcctggcacgccaccggccgggcCGACGATCCGCGACgcgaaggaagaggaggaagcagcCGCCACCGATGCCTCCTGCAGCGTGGCCCggtgcggcgtggtggccgggAGCCGGCGGCACCCGCGGCGGTGGCTGGGCACGGTGGGCGCGCACCTAGCGTCAGGGTCTTGGACGCTGAGCCGTGAGCAGAGGAACAAGCTCCTGGCCAGCCGGTTCCGCGGCGACCAGCTGTGCGACTGGCTCGGGTGCGTGCACGCCGAGGAGTGCCGCAAGTACATGGCCTTCCGCGGCGATGTCCAGCGGTGA
- the LOC101763922 gene encoding D-3-phosphoglycerate dehydrogenase 3, chloroplastic — MALATPLRHLLPVAAATATAPDPAGPSLTARRVLWGRLRSSLAASPSREPRSRSLTAPVAAAAGGRPTVLVTEKLGPAGLDLLRSFANVDCSYELTAEELRAKVSLVDALVVRSGTCVTREVFEAARGRLRVVGRAGVGIDNVDLQAATEAGCLVVNAPTANTVAAAEHAVALLTAMARNVAQADASLKAGKWQRSKYVGVTLVGKTLAVMGFGKVGSEVARRAKGLGMDIIAHDPYAPVDRARAIGVDLVSFDEAISTADFISLHMPLTPSTAKLFNDETFAKMKKGVRIINVARGGVVDEEALLRALDNGTVAQAALDVFTEEPPPRDSKLVQHEDVTVTPHLGASTTESQEGVALEIAEAVIGALRGDLAATAVNAPMVPAEVLSELSPYVVLAEKLGRLVVQLVAGGSGVKVVKVVYSSARDPDDLDTRILRAMVTKGIVEPISSAFVNIVNADYVAKQRGLRIIEERILLDGSPEIPLDSIQVHLTNVESKFAGALSDAGDIRVEGKVKDGSPHLTLVGSFSVDVSLEGNLILCCQVDQPGIIGKVGSILGKMNVNVSFMSVGRTARGKQAVMAIGVDEEPEKEALKLIGDTPSVEDFVFVKL; from the exons ATGGCCTTGGCGACGCcgctccgccacctcctccccgtggcggcggcgacggccacaGCCCCCGACCCCGCCGGACCATCCCTGACGGCCCGCCGCGTCCTCTGGGGCCGCCTTCGCTCCAGCCTCGCCGCCTCCCCGTCCAGGGAGCCCAGGTCCAGGTCCCTCACCGCGCCggtggcggctgcggcgggcgggcggccgaCGGTGCTCGTCACGGAGAAGCTGGGCCCGGCGGGGCTGGACCTGCTGCGCTCGTTCGCGAACGTGGACTGCTCCTACGAGCTCACGGCGGAGGAGCTCCGCGCCAAGGTCTCGCTCGTGGACGCGCTGGTGGTGCGCAGCGGGACGTGCGTCACGCGGGAGGTGTTCGAGGCCGCGCGCGGGCGGCTCCGCGTGGTCGGCcgtgccggggtcgggatcgacAACGTCGACCTCCAGGCGGCGACCGAGGCCGGGTGCCTCGTCGTCAACGCGCCCACCGCcaacaccgtcgccgccgccgagcacgccGTCGCGCTCCTCACCGCCATGGCGCGCAACGTCGCGCAGGCCGACGCGTCGCTCAAGGCCG GCAAATGGCAACGGAGCAAATATGTCGGTGTTACTTTAGTGGGGAAGACACTAGCTGTTATGGGCTTTGGAAAGGTTGGCTCCGAAGTAGCTCGGCGCGCAAAAGGACTCGGGATGGATATCATTGCTCATGACCCATATGCTCCTGTTGATAGAGCCCGGGCAATTGGCGTAGATCTTGTATCATTTGATGAGGCCATCTCCACAGCAGACTTCATATCATTGCACATGCCTCTAACTCCATCGACAGCAAAGCTTTTTAATGATGAAACTTTTGCAAAAATGAAAAAGGGTGTTAGAATTATCAACGTTGCACGGGGTGGAGTTGTTGATGAAGAAGCATTGCTGAGAGCACTTGACAATGGAACAGTTGCCCAG GCCGCACTTGATGTATTTACTGAGGAGCCACCGCCAAGAGACAGCAAGTTGGTGCAGCATGAGGATGTCACTGTCACACCGCACCTTGGAGCTAGCACAACAGAATCTCAG GAAGGTGTAGCCCTTGAAATTGCAGAGGCTGTTATCGGTGCACTGAGAGGAGATCTGGCTGCCACAGCTGTGAATGCCCCAATGGTCCCTGCTGAG GTTCTATCAGAGCTATCACCCTATGTTGTCCTTGCCGAGAAGCTGGGCCGACTTGTTGTGCAACTTGTAGCTGGTGGCAGCGGGGTTAAGGTTGTCAAGGTTGTCTACTCATCTGCTAGAGACCCCGATGACTTGGATACAAGAATTCTTCGTGCCATGGTCACCAAAGGCATTGTCGAACCTATTTCAAGTGCATTCGTCAACATCGTCAATGCAGACTATGTTGCCAAGCAGAGAGGCCTCCGGATCATCGAGGAGAGAATTCtccttgatggttcacctgaaATCCCCCTAGATTCCATCCAGGTCCACCTCACCAATGTGGAGTCCAAGTTTGCTGGTGCCTTGTCTGATGCAGGCGACATCAGAGTGGAAGGAAAGGTTAAGGACGGCTCCCCGCATCTCACCCTTGTCGGGTCTTTCAGTGTTGACGTTAGCCTTGAGGGAAACCTCATACTGTGCTGCCAAGTTGATCAGCCGGGCATCATCGGGAAAGTGGGATCGATCTTGGGAAAGATGAATGTGAATGTGAGCTTCATGAGCGTTGGAAGGACTGCTCGTGGGAAGCAGGCGGTAATGGCCATTGGAGTTGATGAGGAGCCTGAGAAGGAAGCTCTTAAGTTGATCGGCGATACACCGTCTGTCGAGGATTTTGTCTTTGTTAAGCTTTAG
- the LOC101764330 gene encoding zinc finger protein CONSTANS-LIKE 5 yields the protein MELHKYWGVGGRRCGSCEAAPAAVHCRSCPAGGAFLCTACDARPGHARLAHERVWMCEVCELAPAAVTCKADAAVLCAACDADIHEANPLARRHVRVPVAPIGSEAAAAAVEAMLFGTAEAAASEADEPHNATAAAAAGHQHQHHHQHHALNLNVEAKDMKLDYLFSDLDPYLSVEIPRFQHADSVVPNGVGAGAGGAIELDFTCGIGVKPSSYSSYTATSLAHSGSSSEVGVVPEAFCGGGGGSFELDFTRPKPQAYMPYTATPQSHSVSSVDVEVVPERGDMAAARPVPLMGESREARLMRYREKRKNRRFEKTIRYASRKAYAETRPRIKGRFAKRADHDADADDAEAEAAVPSSSYVLDFGYGVVPSF from the exons ATGGAGTTGCACAAGTACTGGGGCGTCGGTGGCAGGCGGTGCGGCAGCtgcgaggcggcgccggcggcggtgcactGCCGCTCGTGCCCCGCGGGGGGCGCGTTCCTCTGCACGGCTTGCGACGCGCGCCCGGGGCACGCGCGGCTCGCCCACGAGCGCGTGTGGATGTGCGAGGTCTGCGAGctggcgcccgccgccgtcacgTGCAAGGCCGACGCTGCCGTGCTCTGCGCCGCCTGCGACGCCGACATCCACGAAGCCAACCCGCTGGCGCGCCGCCACGTGCGCGTCCCCGTCGCGCCCATCGGATcggaggccgcggccgccgccgtcgaggccaTGCTTTTCGGGACCGCCGAGGCGGCCGCGTCCGAGGCCGATGAGCCGCACAacgccacggccgcggcggcggccgggcaccagcaccagcaccaccaccagcaccacgcGCTGAACCTCAACGTGgaggccaaggacatgaagctCGACTACCTCTTCTCCGACCTGGACCCCTACCTCAGCGTCGAGATCCCGCGCTTCCAGCACGCCGACAGCGTCGTCCCCaacggcgtcggcgccggcgccgggggtgCCATCGAGCTGGACTTCACGTGCGGCATCGGCGTCAAGCCCTCCTCCTACAGCTCCTACACGGCAACGTCCCTCGCGCACAGC GGCTCATCGTCGGAGGTCGGCGTGGTGCCAGAGGCCttctgcggcggtggcggcgggagctTCGAGCTCGACTTCACCCGGCCCAAGCCCCAAGCCTACATGCCGTACACCGCGACTCCTCAGAGTCACAGC GTGTCGTCGGTTGACGTGGAGGTGGTGCCGGAGCGGGgggacatggcggcggcgaggccggtgcCGCTGATGGGGGAGAGCCGGGAGGCGCGGCTGATGCGGTACAGGGAGAAGCGGAAGAACCGGCGGTTCGAGAAGACCATCCGGTACGCGTCCCGCAAGGCCTACGCCGAGACGCGGCCGCGGATCAAGGGCCGCTTCGCCAAGCGCGCCGAccacgacgccgacgccgacgacgctgaggccgaggccgccgtgccgtcgtcgtcgtacgTGCTCGACTTCGGCTACGGCGTCGTGCCAAGCTTCTGA
- the LOC101764735 gene encoding PTI1-like tyrosine-protein kinase At3g15890, with protein MGSSLSSCCGSEKVEQVGCVSASSMSSTWRIFSYKELHAATNGFSEENKLGEGGFGSVYWGKTPDGLQIAVKRLKATNNSKAEMEFAVEVEVLARVRHRNLLGLRGYCAGGPGTDHRMIVYDYMPNLSLLSHLHGQFAAETRLDWPRRVAVAVGSAEGLVYLHHEAAPHIIHRDIKASNVLLDSDFAPLVADFGFAKLVPEGVSHMTTRVKGTLGYLAPEYAMWGKVSGACDVYSFGILLLELVSGRKPIERLPSGAKRTITEWAEPLIARGRLGDLVDPRLRGAFDADQLARVVECAALCVQGEPDRRPDMRTVVRILRGEDTDVPGGKGGDRPPVRIQSVKYTDHLMEMDKSSSYYGEPEDGDEEEDDIDDEEEVEEYSLIDDKSSMNFGAFGAMPAVQTMHDPYAKRFSGNANAIKI; from the exons atggGCTCGTCGTTGAGCTCCTGCTGCGGTTCCGAGAAGGTCGAGCAAGTAGG GTGCGTGAGCGCGTCGTCCATGAGCAGCACGTGGAGGATCTTCAGCTACAAGGAGCTGCACGCGGCGACCAACGGGTTCAGCGAGGAGAACAAGCTGGGCGAGGGCGGCTTCGGCAGCGTCTACTGGGGCAAGACGCCTGACGGCCTGCAGATCGCGGTGAAGAGGCTCAAGGCCACCAACAACTCCAAGGCGGAGATGGAGTTCGCGGTGGAGGTAGAGGTGCTGGCCCGCGTGCGCCACCGGAACCTCCTCGGCCTCCGCGGCTACTGCGCCGGCGGCCCCGGCACCGACCACCGCATGATCGTCTACGACTACATGCCCAACCTCAGCCTCCTCTCCCACCTCCACGGCCAGTTCGCCGCGGAGACCCGCCTCGACTGGccccgccgcgtcgccgtcgccgtcggctcCGCCGAGGGCCTCGTCTACCTCCACCACGAGGCGGCGCCCCACATCATCCACCGCGACATCAAGGCCAGCAACGTCCTCCTCGACTCCGACTTCGCGCCGCTCGTCGCCGACTTCGGCTTCGCAAAGCTCGTCCCCGAGGGGGTCTCGCACATGACCACCCGCGTCAAGGGCACGCTGGGCTACCTGGCGCCCGAGTACGCCATGTGGGGGAAGGTCTCCGGCGCCTGCGACGTCTACAGcttcggcatcctcctcctcgagctcgtCTCCGGCCGGAAGCCCATCGAGCGGCTGCCGTCGGGGGCCAAGCGCACCATCACCGAGTGGGCCGAGCCGCTCATCGCGCGCGGCCGACTCGGGGACCTCGTCGACCCGCGCCTCCGGGGCGCGTTCGACGCCGACCAGCTCGCTCGCGTCGTCGAGTGCGCCGCGCTCTGCGTGCAGGGAGAGCCCGACCGACGCCCGGACATGCGCACCGTCGTCCGCATCCTGCGCGGGGAGGATACCGATGTGCCCGGCGGCAAAGGCGGCGACCGGCCGCCGGTGAGGATCCAGAGCGTCAAGTACACGGACCACCTGATGGAGATGGATAAGAGCAGCTCGTACTACGGCGAGCCtgaggacggcgacgaggaggaagatgacatcgatgacgaggaggaggtggaggagtaCTCGTTGATCGACGACAAGAGCAGCATGAACTTCGGGGCGTTTGGCGCCATGCCCGCGGTGCAGACCATGCACGACCCGTACGCTAAGAGGTTCTCAGGAAATGCTAATGCCATCAAGATCTGA
- the LOC111257016 gene encoding uncharacterized protein LOC111257016 → MEKEIKREIIRSPAFYCKFSCSVVALLLLLLLSRLRLTAPASSSAPTRGCELVCSAQPLSSCTGAFFSSPEPEPPHEPGAVGTAPSSTTARLAAGMARKVGISSPAMMTTTCSWNPAAGLAAPAADPFSPSAPASPARRSRSASRYPDSFQ, encoded by the coding sequence ATGGAGAAGGAAATCAAAAGAGAAATAATTCGATCGCCTGCTTTTTATTGCAAATTTTCTTGCAGCGTCGtcgcactgctgctgctgctgctgctttcacGGCTCCGGCTCacggcgccggcgtcgtcgtccgcTCCGACCCGCGGCTGCGAGCTGGTCTGCTCCGCGCAGCCGCTGTCGTCCTGCACCGGcgccttcttctcctctcccGAGCCGGAGCCACCGCACGAGCCCGGCGCCGTTGGCACGGCTCCTAGCTCCACGACGGCTCGGCTGGCCGCCGGCATGGCGAGGAAGGTCGGCATCTCCTCGCCGGCCATGATGACCACCACGTGCTCCTGgaaccccgccgccggcctggccgcgccggccgccgatCCCTTCTCCccgtcggcgccggcctccCCGGCCCGCCGGTCGCGGTCGGCGTCGAGGTACCCGGACAGCTTCCAGTAG